One Paenibacillus sp. FSL H7-0737 DNA segment encodes these proteins:
- a CDS encoding nucleotidyltransferase domain-containing protein, translated as MILEKVINRIVIQSEYKDFVDKYIDNILTEFKGKIHSIYMCGSIPKGTAKPFKSDADFTIVCVNPKDIDYERLSNIKDRLLEEYPVVTKIDTIICSIDDVLSKPNEWGFWVKIICVCIYGHDVGEKVPPIIISPEFILDLNTETKEEVDHIHSLLSNANDNTMKTRYIKGYSKRLIRALYSLVLEDTGVWQDDIIKMKNAILNYCEIDSALVDYLYACYLDSNVLVEEFLGIADEVYSYFENALNAMAASRTSFG; from the coding sequence ATGATATTAGAAAAAGTTATAAATAGAATTGTAATACAAAGTGAATATAAGGATTTTGTTGATAAGTATATAGATAATATACTTACCGAATTTAAAGGTAAGATTCATAGCATTTATATGTGTGGCTCGATTCCAAAAGGAACTGCTAAACCTTTTAAGTCAGATGCAGACTTTACTATTGTATGTGTAAATCCCAAAGATATTGATTACGAAAGATTGTCAAATATTAAAGACAGGCTTTTGGAAGAATATCCAGTAGTAACTAAGATTGATACGATAATTTGCTCGATTGACGATGTATTAAGTAAACCAAATGAGTGGGGTTTTTGGGTAAAGATAATTTGTGTTTGCATATATGGTCATGACGTTGGTGAAAAAGTACCACCGATAATTATTTCTCCAGAGTTCATTTTAGACTTAAATACAGAGACCAAGGAGGAAGTAGATCATATACATAGTTTACTTTCTAATGCTAATGATAACACAATGAAAACTAGATATATTAAAGGTTACTCTAAGAGATTAATTCGTGCATTATACTCTTTGGTTTTAGAAGATACAGGTGTATGGCAAGATGACATTATTAAGATGAAGAATGCCATATTAAACTATTGTGAGATTGACTCCGCTTTAGTTGATTATCTGTATGCTTGTTACTTGGATAGTAATGTACTTGTTGAAGAGTTTCTGGGAATTGCAGATGAAGTATATAGCTATTTTGAGAACGCCTTAAATGCAATGGCTGCTTCCAGAACTTCCTTCGGCTAA
- a CDS encoding aldose 1-epimerase family protein, with protein MNKILRSSSAEAEINTLGAELISFRKLDPEAEYIWSGDATYWTGRSPVLFPIIGTARNGEIKVDCKAYKIGNHGFARRSEFTLVQESDTHAVYRLSYDEKTLASYPFKFNLYITYKLNASTLELSYRVENSDEQDIFFQLGTHPAFNCPLDDNGSLNDYYLEFAESENLERLFLNSDGLLISGKSEPVLKQETILPLSHEMFAEGALIFRNVSSRQISLRSKHSSKSVVVSYKGFPDLGIWQPLNAPFICIEPWQGVADMDVFEGELQAKEGIITLEPGANFTSSLTIEIN; from the coding sequence ATGAATAAAATTTTGCGCAGCAGCTCGGCGGAAGCTGAGATTAATACCCTTGGGGCGGAACTGATCAGCTTCAGAAAGCTGGATCCGGAAGCTGAATACATCTGGAGCGGTGACGCCACGTATTGGACAGGCCGTTCTCCGGTGCTGTTTCCCATTATTGGTACGGCCCGGAATGGAGAGATTAAGGTGGACTGCAAAGCCTATAAGATCGGCAATCATGGATTCGCCAGACGCAGCGAATTTACGCTGGTCCAAGAAAGCGACACCCACGCGGTTTACCGCCTCTCTTATGATGAGAAAACCCTGGCCAGTTATCCTTTTAAATTCAACCTATATATTACATATAAACTAAATGCAAGCACACTGGAACTTAGTTACCGGGTGGAAAATAGCGATGAACAGGATATCTTCTTCCAGCTCGGAACCCACCCGGCGTTCAATTGTCCGCTTGATGACAACGGTAGCCTGAACGATTACTATCTGGAGTTCGCTGAATCGGAAAACCTTGAAAGGTTGTTCTTGAATTCGGACGGCCTGCTGATCAGCGGCAAATCGGAGCCCGTTCTGAAACAAGAGACCATCCTGCCTTTATCCCATGAAATGTTCGCCGAAGGCGCATTGATTTTCCGAAATGTGAGCTCTCGGCAGATTTCGCTTAGAAGCAAGCACTCCTCCAAAAGCGTAGTTGTCAGCTATAAGGGTTTTCCCGACCTCGGCATCTGGCAGCCTTTGAACGCTCCCTTCATATGCATCGAGCCTTGGCAAGGAGTAGCGGATATGGACGTCTTCGAAGGTGAACTTCAAGCTAAAGAGGGAATAATCACCCTGGAGCCGGGGGCGAATTTCACAAGCTCCCTGACCATAGAAATCAACTGA
- a CDS encoding PhzF family phenazine biosynthesis protein, which produces MNVEVYTLNAFAKGERGGNPAGVVLEDGLSLDAAEMQLIAKELGLSETAFMEKSLLADYKIRYFTPASEVDLCGHATIAAFGLMHSLGLSKEGTSYSIETKAGILDVDISSEGLVYLSQALPQFLERISCEEIAPSLGMDAEGLETGLPIQIVSTGLRDIMIPIRSRKLLNEVQPNFDAITAISEKYGVVGYHLFTMDTPDDAAAECRNFAPLYDIPEESATGTSNGALLSYLYQHGQRSLREVENVMFRQGYSMDCPSEIKAGLRLSESGEINQVRVGGAVAGIERRHIMI; this is translated from the coding sequence ATGAATGTGGAAGTGTATACGTTAAATGCGTTTGCGAAAGGGGAGCGTGGCGGTAATCCAGCAGGCGTTGTCTTGGAGGATGGCCTTTCTCTGGATGCTGCCGAAATGCAGCTCATAGCGAAGGAATTGGGCCTTTCGGAGACGGCCTTTATGGAAAAATCTCTGCTTGCGGATTACAAAATCCGCTATTTCACCCCCGCCAGCGAAGTTGATCTGTGCGGACACGCCACGATTGCTGCATTTGGACTAATGCATTCGCTGGGTTTGTCAAAGGAAGGGACCTCCTATTCGATAGAAACCAAGGCAGGGATTCTGGATGTCGATATTAGCTCCGAGGGTCTTGTTTATTTGTCACAGGCTTTACCTCAATTTCTTGAAAGGATATCCTGTGAGGAAATCGCCCCATCTTTGGGGATGGATGCCGAGGGTCTGGAAACCGGGTTGCCGATCCAGATTGTTTCGACGGGCCTGCGGGACATTATGATCCCGATCCGCAGCAGGAAGCTCTTGAATGAGGTTCAGCCAAATTTTGATGCCATAACCGCCATCAGCGAAAAATATGGTGTGGTTGGATATCATCTGTTCACGATGGATACTCCAGACGATGCTGCTGCGGAATGCCGGAATTTTGCGCCGCTGTACGATATTCCCGAGGAGAGCGCGACAGGAACATCCAACGGTGCCCTGCTCAGCTATTTGTACCAACATGGCCAACGATCTTTGCGGGAGGTAGAGAATGTCATGTTCAGGCAAGGGTATTCGATGGATTGTCCTTCTGAAATCAAGGCAGGATTGCGCCTGAGTGAGAGCGGTGAAATCAATCAGGTTCGGGTCGGCGGTGCAGTGGCTGGCATTGAACGAAGACATATCATGATATAA
- a CDS encoding NUDIX hydrolase, which translates to MRYRACSLCIIKRRESILLEQFPEEDGIITFRPVGGTIEYGEDSKSAVIREVKEEINIDIIEPKLIGIIEHIFPWYGEIGHEYDFIYEASFSRMDNYNKNEFEGIEGDKKFIAVWKNLYDFEENIQYKLVPDGLYEMLTSGQISDIKHINTKDLLAFKGS; encoded by the coding sequence TTGCGATATAGAGCTTGTTCACTTTGCATTATTAAAAGAAGAGAATCAATATTACTTGAACAATTCCCGGAAGAAGATGGTATCATTACATTTCGCCCAGTTGGTGGCACGATTGAGTATGGGGAAGATAGCAAATCAGCTGTAATACGAGAAGTAAAAGAGGAAATTAATATTGATATTATTGAACCAAAATTGATAGGGATTATCGAGCACATCTTCCCTTGGTACGGAGAAATTGGACATGAATATGATTTTATTTATGAAGCGAGCTTTAGTCGAATGGATAACTATAACAAGAATGAATTTGAAGGGATTGAGGGGGACAAAAAGTTTATAGCTGTTTGGAAGAACTTATATGATTTTGAAGAAAACATTCAGTATAAACTTGTTCCTGACGGTCTTTATGAGATGCTTACAAGTGGGCAAATTTCTGATATTAAACATATTAACACAAAAGATTTATTGGCTTTTAAAGGGTCTTGA